A genomic segment from Alteribacillus bidgolensis encodes:
- a CDS encoding deoxyribonuclease IV → MLLGSHVSMNGKKMLLGSSEEAASYGASAMMIYTGAPQNTRRKPIEELNIEAGKNHMKENGVKEVVVHAPYIINIGNTTKPETFQLGVDFLRSEIERTEAIGATQIVLHPGAHVGAGTEAGVSKIIEGLNEVIDPDKNVQIALETMAGKGSECGRTFEEIASIIEGVTHNEKLSVCFDTCHIHDAGYDIARDFDGVLNTFDKVIGLDRLKVLHVNDSKNELGAAKDRHENIGFGYIGFEALNYVVHHPAFENIPKILETPYVGTDKKNKKPPYKHEINMFKEETFNEDLKQELIS, encoded by the coding sequence ATGTTATTAGGTTCACATGTATCAATGAACGGAAAGAAAATGCTGCTTGGTTCAAGTGAGGAAGCTGCATCTTATGGGGCATCCGCGATGATGATTTATACCGGAGCACCACAAAATACACGAAGGAAACCGATCGAAGAGCTGAATATTGAAGCAGGCAAAAATCACATGAAAGAAAATGGAGTAAAAGAGGTAGTGGTTCATGCACCTTATATTATTAATATTGGCAATACAACTAAACCAGAGACCTTTCAATTAGGCGTAGATTTTTTGCGCTCCGAAATCGAACGTACAGAAGCGATTGGGGCAACACAAATAGTGCTGCACCCAGGTGCTCATGTCGGTGCAGGAACAGAGGCCGGAGTGAGTAAAATAATAGAGGGGTTAAATGAAGTGATCGATCCAGATAAAAATGTCCAAATAGCCTTAGAAACAATGGCTGGAAAAGGATCGGAGTGCGGACGCACTTTTGAAGAAATAGCCAGTATAATAGAAGGAGTTACTCATAATGAGAAGCTTTCTGTTTGCTTTGATACTTGTCACATTCATGACGCAGGATATGACATAGCGAGAGATTTTGATGGAGTGTTAAACACATTTGATAAAGTAATTGGTCTAGACCGTTTGAAAGTTCTACATGTTAATGACAGTAAAAATGAATTAGGAGCTGCAAAAGACCGCCATGAAAATATCGGTTTTGGTTATATAGGTTTTGAAGCTCTCAATTACGTGGTTCATCATCCTGCGTTTGAAAATATCCCAAAAATATTAGAAACACCATATGTGGGGACAGATAAAAAGAATAAAAAACCACCATATAAGCATGAAATTAATATGTTTAAGGAAGAAACATTTAATGAAGATCTAAAACAAGAACTTATTTCTTAA
- a CDS encoding DUF2624 family protein codes for MNRFKDQWIKYKISELHPKDLIHYGALYGVTVSFEEASDLLDLVQSSHWSIDDKQSMTNILEEAKKTVSSETYALLKQLFKNFIG; via the coding sequence GTGAACCGTTTTAAAGACCAATGGATTAAATATAAGATATCCGAACTTCACCCAAAAGACCTTATTCACTACGGTGCTTTATACGGCGTTACTGTATCTTTTGAAGAAGCCTCTGATTTGCTGGATCTTGTTCAGTCTAGTCATTGGTCGATAGATGACAAACAATCCATGACAAATATTTTAGAAGAGGCAAAAAAAACCGTCTCATCAGAAACATATGCCCTCTTAAAACAGTTGTTCAAAAATTTCATAGGATAA
- a CDS encoding ATP-binding protein, whose amino-acid sequence MYESLRTLNTIDFKNEFEDLRSDAELILSKEGHIISLNSLAEELFNDSRYFFDYFTSYNAEQALYYIRKICDKGIYTDFSLLHRFQNKESYMQYSGALKNGYILLTGREMVAPLPSLELNDLLSQFDHAYAIVSQSLNIEQSNETFRQYFSEETKKNSGHKLNIQLLTESSEGLAVASRLVKDVLEKQTSLQLEVKNDHSGEWLNLKGLYLQDINSVLLMIYDLSYERKYTHLLTYQDQMESVSYLSAGVAHELRNPLSVIKGFLQLSALTDSFDKYSDTILSETERMNEIIDNFLSVARKKAKKETRNPKYLLESVIDIIRSECLMQGIHFHYNVEPILDKVEVNESSFKQIILNALRNSIEAFPGDNKNNVFTLQSFAEKGYLIIKLRDNGGGIPNDVLTNIGKPFFTTKDKGTGVGIPLCKKIMEEHNGTFAIESKVNEGTVITLAFPLKKNM is encoded by the coding sequence ATGTACGAATCATTACGTACATTAAATACTATTGATTTTAAAAATGAGTTCGAAGATTTAAGGTCTGATGCAGAGTTAATCCTTAGCAAAGAAGGTCATATCATTTCCTTGAATAGTCTAGCAGAAGAGCTCTTTAACGACAGCCGCTATTTTTTTGATTATTTTACCTCTTATAATGCTGAACAAGCACTTTACTATATAAGAAAAATTTGTGACAAGGGAATATATACTGATTTTTCTCTGCTCCATCGATTTCAAAATAAGGAATCTTATATGCAATATAGTGGCGCTTTAAAAAATGGTTATATTTTGTTGACTGGAAGAGAAATGGTGGCTCCATTGCCTTCCTTAGAATTAAATGATCTTTTATCACAATTTGACCACGCTTATGCCATTGTCAGCCAATCCCTTAATATTGAACAAAGCAATGAAACGTTTCGCCAATATTTCAGTGAAGAAACTAAAAAGAACAGTGGACATAAATTAAATATTCAATTATTAACGGAAAGCAGTGAAGGACTCGCTGTAGCATCCCGATTAGTTAAAGATGTCCTAGAGAAACAAACATCACTTCAATTAGAAGTGAAAAATGACCACAGCGGAGAATGGCTGAACTTAAAAGGGTTATATCTACAAGATATAAATAGTGTACTGTTAATGATTTATGATTTGTCTTATGAGAGAAAATACACTCATCTTCTTACCTATCAAGATCAGATGGAGTCTGTTTCGTATTTATCTGCAGGGGTTGCTCATGAGCTTCGAAATCCTTTATCTGTTATAAAAGGATTTTTACAATTGTCTGCTTTAACAGATAGTTTTGATAAATATTCTGATACCATCCTCTCTGAAACAGAACGAATGAATGAGATTATCGATAACTTTTTATCGGTTGCAAGAAAAAAAGCAAAAAAAGAAACTAGAAATCCTAAATACTTATTAGAAAGCGTAATTGACATTATAAGATCAGAATGTTTAATGCAAGGCATACATTTTCACTATAACGTTGAGCCTATTCTTGATAAGGTAGAGGTTAATGAATCTTCGTTTAAACAAATTATTTTAAATGCACTGAGAAACTCAATTGAAGCTTTCCCAGGGGATAATAAAAACAATGTATTTACGCTTCAAAGTTTCGCAGAAAAAGGGTATTTAATTATCAAGTTGAGAGATAATGGAGGCGGTATTCCAAATGATGTATTAACTAACATTGGAAAACCCTTCTTTACCACAAAAGATAAAGGGACAGGCGTTGGGATCCCTTTGTGTAAAAAAATTATGGAAGAACATAATGGCACTTTTGCTATTGAAAGTAAGGTAAATGAGGGGACAGTAATAACACTCGCTTTTCCATTAAAGAAAAATATGTAG
- a CDS encoding lytic transglycosylase domain-containing protein codes for MNSIRYILTTIILPAIFLMTGFQKDHIEERLEKLENKSEELDKAKDFEKNIGFLKETTDIKWDANYYEWAEARKQAKHLHEDSNGRFERDWGTFLVHQAKKKNIDPAIVFELLNVETGGKFDPDLVGPKTKYGKAYGMAQFMKNTGPWIAKKADMPYSHSWLFDPYYSIQLSIEYLDYLYEKYDNWNKALTAYHRGIGGLEAYEDKHGNAESWYALEIQENAEEKQDVLVSY; via the coding sequence GTGAATTCAATACGATATATTTTAACCACTATTATTTTACCTGCTATATTTTTGATGACGGGGTTTCAAAAAGACCATATAGAAGAGCGTCTTGAAAAGCTTGAAAATAAAAGTGAAGAATTAGATAAAGCGAAAGATTTTGAGAAGAATATCGGATTTTTAAAAGAGACAACAGATATTAAATGGGATGCCAATTATTATGAATGGGCAGAAGCAAGAAAGCAAGCCAAACATTTACATGAAGATAGTAACGGCAGATTTGAACGTGATTGGGGAACGTTTTTAGTTCATCAAGCAAAAAAGAAAAATATTGATCCAGCCATTGTGTTTGAACTTTTGAATGTAGAAACCGGAGGGAAATTTGACCCGGATTTGGTGGGACCTAAAACAAAATATGGAAAAGCTTATGGTATGGCGCAGTTCATGAAAAATACAGGGCCTTGGATTGCAAAGAAAGCGGACATGCCCTACAGCCATTCCTGGTTATTTGATCCATATTATTCCATTCAATTGTCCATTGAGTATTTAGATTATCTTTATGAAAAATATGACAATTGGAATAAGGCATTAACTGCTTACCATCGGGGGATAGGCGGACTAGAAGCTTATGAAGATAAACATGGGAACGCAGAAAGCTGGTATGCTCTTGAAATTCAGGAAAATGCAGAAGAAAAGCAAGATGTATTAGTTAGCTATTAA
- a CDS encoding RNA degradosome polyphosphate kinase: MSVKLGSKLPNLNNAAYYNNRELSWLAFNERVLEEALDERNPLLERLKFLGIFSSNLDEFFMVRVAGLKDQVKAGFNKPENKAGLTPKQQLSAITEKNRALVRLQDNYYVETLLPLLSRERISFLTVKELNDEQMRYLKFYFKEYVFPVLTPMAVDAYRPFPMLLNKSINLAVFLQKKETQSKRSLAIVQVPSVLNRFVELPESSDSKTSFIMLEQVISEFIGDLFEGYEVMSVSPFRITRNADLTIHEEGARDLLSEIEKELKKRKWGAAVRLEYQEGLMDAEMLDYLTFELEIHEKDVYHFRGPLDLTFLLPLRNKLAGEYDHLVHESIIPQPPQDLMGEEDIFATILRRDILLHHPYESFQPVIEFISKAARNPEVLAIKQTLYRVSGDSPIIKALEKAAGNGKQVTVLVELKARFDEENNIQWAKKLEKSGVHVIYGITGLKTHSKITLVVKKQNGTIKRFVHLGTGNYNDSTAKLYTDMGLFTSKQEFGEDATNFFNYLSGYRKKPVWNQISTSPGEIREHLLQLIDEEIALHEKHGNGKIIVKMNSLTDKPLILKLYEASIAGVSIDLIVRGICCLRPGIKGISENIKVRSIVGRFLEHTRIFYFHNNGKDKLFLSSADWMTRNMDKRIEIMFPILDYTLKERLRNVLNLTLSDNIKARVQDKTGNYGYVSRNTEEKPLESQLAFFEMASQWKEYEDE, translated from the coding sequence ATGTCTGTCAAGTTAGGATCCAAATTACCTAATTTAAATAATGCTGCTTATTATAATAACCGAGAACTAAGCTGGCTTGCTTTCAATGAAAGAGTTCTCGAAGAAGCCTTAGACGAAAGAAATCCCCTCCTCGAACGATTAAAATTTTTAGGTATCTTCAGCTCAAACCTCGATGAATTTTTCATGGTTAGGGTTGCAGGTTTAAAGGATCAAGTTAAAGCAGGTTTTAACAAACCGGAAAATAAAGCTGGATTAACTCCCAAACAACAATTAAGCGCGATTACTGAGAAAAACCGTGCATTGGTACGTTTACAGGACAATTATTATGTAGAAACTTTGCTTCCTCTTCTCTCACGTGAACGCATTTCTTTTTTGACAGTAAAAGAATTAAATGACGAGCAGATGCGTTATTTAAAATTTTACTTTAAAGAATATGTATTCCCTGTGTTAACTCCTATGGCTGTAGATGCTTACCGCCCGTTTCCGATGCTGCTAAATAAATCTATAAACCTTGCTGTTTTCTTACAAAAAAAAGAAACACAATCAAAAAGAAGTTTAGCAATCGTACAAGTCCCTTCTGTTTTAAACCGTTTCGTAGAGCTCCCTGAGTCTTCCGATTCCAAAACGAGTTTTATCATGCTTGAACAAGTGATCAGTGAATTTATTGGTGATCTATTTGAAGGATATGAAGTAATGTCGGTATCTCCTTTTCGTATTACTAGAAATGCTGATTTAACCATACATGAAGAAGGTGCACGTGATTTACTCAGCGAAATCGAAAAAGAACTTAAAAAAAGAAAATGGGGGGCTGCTGTTCGCCTTGAGTATCAAGAGGGGCTGATGGATGCAGAAATGCTCGACTATCTCACGTTTGAATTAGAAATACATGAAAAGGATGTATATCACTTTCGAGGGCCTTTAGATCTCACGTTTTTACTGCCGTTACGGAACAAGCTGGCAGGTGAATATGATCATCTCGTCCATGAATCAATTATCCCTCAGCCGCCCCAAGATTTAATGGGGGAAGAAGACATCTTTGCAACTATTTTAAGAAGAGATATATTACTTCATCATCCATATGAATCATTTCAGCCTGTTATTGAGTTTATTAGCAAAGCAGCTAGAAATCCAGAAGTATTAGCTATTAAACAAACATTATATCGTGTAAGCGGGGATTCCCCTATCATAAAAGCCCTTGAAAAAGCGGCTGGCAATGGAAAACAAGTTACTGTATTGGTTGAACTAAAAGCACGTTTTGATGAGGAAAACAATATTCAATGGGCTAAAAAATTAGAAAAATCAGGCGTTCATGTTATTTATGGCATAACGGGTTTAAAAACGCATAGTAAAATCACCCTGGTTGTCAAAAAACAAAATGGAACAATTAAACGCTTCGTTCATCTGGGGACTGGAAATTATAATGATTCAACGGCAAAACTTTACACCGATATGGGGTTATTTACTAGCAAACAAGAATTTGGAGAAGATGCTACTAATTTTTTTAATTATCTTAGTGGCTATAGAAAAAAACCGGTTTGGAATCAAATCAGCACATCTCCAGGGGAAATACGTGAACATTTATTACAGCTTATAGATGAAGAAATAGCCCTTCACGAAAAACATGGAAATGGCAAAATTATTGTAAAAATGAACTCATTAACTGATAAACCACTTATCTTAAAATTGTACGAAGCTTCTATTGCTGGTGTTTCTATTGACCTTATTGTTAGAGGGATTTGCTGTCTTCGGCCAGGTATCAAAGGGATAAGTGAAAACATAAAAGTACGAAGCATCGTTGGTCGTTTTCTAGAACATACGCGCATTTTTTACTTCCATAATAATGGTAAAGATAAACTTTTTTTATCTTCTGCTGATTGGATGACCCGTAACATGGATAAACGTATCGAAATCATGTTTCCTATCTTAGATTATACGTTAAAGGAACGATTGCGAAATGTATTGAACCTCACATTGAGTGACAATATTAAAGCACGAGTACAAGATAAAACAGGCAATTATGGATATGTTTCGCGAAATACGGAAGAAAAACCGTTGGAAAGTCAGCTCGCATTTTTTGAAATGGCTTCTCAATGGAAAGAATATGAAGATGAATAA